A genomic region of Nostoc sp. UHCC 0702 contains the following coding sequences:
- a CDS encoding type II toxin-antitoxin system death-on-curing family toxin produces the protein MQTPKFLYISQVLAIHQDQIISFGGTYGIRDEGLLDSALAQPQATFAGELLHPSIHEQAAAYLYYLVMNHPFMDGNKRTAFAVMDTFITMNEYNLNLSEEEAYNLIIRVVQKEISKEELSAFLEQHLQRK, from the coding sequence TTGCAGACTCCTAAATTTCTCTATATTTCTCAAGTCTTAGCCATACATCAAGATCAGATCATTAGCTTTGGTGGTACTTATGGTATCAGAGACGAAGGCTTGCTAGATTCAGCTTTAGCGCAACCCCAAGCTACCTTTGCTGGTGAACTTCTCCATCCGTCAATTCACGAACAAGCCGCAGCTTATCTGTACTACCTAGTTATGAATCACCCCTTTATGGATGGCAACAAGCGCACCGCTTTTGCTGTTATGGATACTTTTATAACCATGAATGAATATAATTTGAACTTATCAGAGGAAGAAGCTTACAACTTGATAATTAGAGTTGTTCAAAAAGAAATATCTAAAGAAGAGTTATCTGCTTTTCTAGAACAGCACCTACAGCGCAAGTAA
- the asnS gene encoding asparagine--tRNA ligase, producing the protein MVNRRIAEILRSGQPDESVGIQGWVRTKRESKGFAFIEANDGSSLANLQVVINQDLPDYEAILKKLNTGAAVEVTGVLVASLGKGQRIELKAQGLKVYGEADPETYPLQKKRHSFEFLRSIGHLRSRTNSFGAVFRVRNACSTAIHQFFQERGFLWVHTPIITASDCEGAGELFSVTSLDLKNIPRTENQAIDYTQDFFGKPTYLTVSGQLEAEVMAMAFSNVYTFGPTFRAENSNTSRHLAEFWMVEPEMAFCDLEGDMDLAEAFLKHIFKYVLETCPEDMEFFNQRIDNTVLATADNIINNQFERLTYTDAIKLLEKADFKFEYPVSWGLDLQSEHERYLAEQLFKKPVIVTDYPAQIKAFYMRLNDDENTVRAMDILAPKIGEIIGGSQREERLEVLERRVIAQGMKPEDLWWYLDLRRYGTVPHAGFGLGFERLVQFMTGMGNIRDVIPFPRTPQNAEF; encoded by the coding sequence ATGGTAAATCGACGGATTGCAGAAATATTGCGAAGTGGTCAACCTGATGAATCTGTTGGCATTCAAGGCTGGGTACGCACAAAACGCGAATCAAAAGGCTTTGCTTTTATTGAAGCCAATGACGGCTCATCACTAGCTAATTTGCAAGTCGTAATCAATCAGGATTTGCCAGACTACGAAGCTATATTAAAAAAACTCAATACAGGTGCGGCTGTGGAAGTGACAGGTGTGCTGGTGGCTTCCCTTGGTAAAGGCCAGCGCATCGAGTTGAAAGCCCAAGGGTTGAAAGTCTACGGTGAAGCTGATCCCGAAACATATCCCCTGCAAAAGAAACGCCATTCATTTGAATTTTTGCGTAGTATTGGACATTTGCGATCGCGTACTAATTCTTTTGGTGCAGTTTTCCGCGTCAGAAATGCTTGTTCTACAGCTATTCACCAATTCTTTCAAGAAAGAGGCTTTTTGTGGGTACACACACCCATCATAACCGCTAGCGACTGCGAAGGTGCGGGTGAATTATTTAGCGTCACCAGTTTGGATCTCAAGAATATTCCTCGCACAGAAAATCAAGCAATAGATTACACGCAAGACTTTTTTGGTAAACCCACATATCTCACGGTTAGCGGCCAGTTAGAAGCAGAAGTCATGGCAATGGCGTTTTCTAACGTCTACACCTTTGGCCCTACCTTCCGTGCAGAAAATTCTAACACCTCCCGCCACCTAGCAGAATTTTGGATGGTGGAGCCAGAAATGGCTTTTTGCGACTTAGAAGGTGATATGGATTTAGCTGAGGCATTTCTCAAACACATTTTTAAATATGTGTTGGAAACTTGTCCAGAAGACATGGAATTTTTCAATCAGCGTATTGATAATACTGTATTGGCAACAGCTGACAATATTATTAACAATCAATTTGAACGCCTAACTTACACAGATGCGATTAAACTTTTAGAAAAAGCTGATTTCAAGTTTGAATATCCTGTAAGTTGGGGCTTAGATTTACAATCAGAACACGAACGCTACCTGGCTGAGCAACTGTTTAAAAAGCCTGTAATTGTTACAGATTATCCAGCGCAAATCAAAGCTTTTTATATGCGGTTGAACGACGATGAAAACACCGTCCGGGCGATGGATATTCTTGCACCGAAAATTGGTGAAATTATTGGCGGTTCTCAACGGGAAGAACGTTTAGAAGTTCTAGAACGGCGGGTAATAGCCCAAGGAATGAAGCCAGAAGATTTGTGGTGGTATCTAGATTTGCGCCGCTACGGTACTGTTCCTCACGCTGGTTTTGGCTTGGGGTTTGAAAGACTCGTGCAATTCATGACGGGTATGGGAAATATCCGTGATGTGATTCCGTTCCCGCGTACACCGCAAAATGCCGAATTTTAA
- a CDS encoding amidophosphoribosyltransferase, whose protein sequence is MILIHPVTSDEYPRQTNDLMNSAENRPDKPEEACGVFGIYAPGQDVAKLTYFGLYALQHRGQESAGIATFEGTHVHLHKDMGLVSQVFNESVLEDLPGSLAVGHTRYSTTGSSRKVNAQPAVLSTRLGSIALAHNGNLVNTVQLREELLQSKCNLVTTTDSEMIAFAIAQAIDAGADWLEGSIQAFNRCQGAFSLVIGTPIGVMGVRDPNGIRPLVIGTLAGNPIRYVLASETCGLDIIGAEYLRDVEPGELVWITEEGLASYHWSKQPQRKLCIFEMIYFARPDSLMHNESLYSYRMRLGRQLAQESPVDADIVFGVPDSGVPAAIGFSQASGVAYAEGLIKNRYVGRTFIQPTQTMRESGIRMKLNPLKDVLVGKRVIIVDDSIVRGTTSRKLVKTLREAGAVEVHMRISSPPVTHPCFYGIDTDSQDQLIAATKSVAEIAQQLEVDTLAYLSWEGMLKATGEDPNSFCSACFTGDYPVAIPEQVKRSKLVLEKAGV, encoded by the coding sequence ATGATTCTCATCCATCCCGTGACTTCGGATGAATACCCCCGACAGACCAACGACTTAATGAATAGTGCTGAAAATCGCCCTGACAAGCCAGAAGAAGCTTGCGGTGTTTTTGGCATCTACGCACCAGGACAAGACGTTGCTAAACTGACCTACTTTGGATTGTATGCCCTCCAGCACCGGGGTCAAGAATCAGCTGGTATTGCTACCTTTGAGGGTACGCATGTACATCTACATAAAGATATGGGCTTGGTGTCTCAAGTTTTCAATGAATCTGTCTTAGAGGATCTGCCTGGAAGCCTAGCCGTTGGTCACACTCGTTATTCTACTACCGGTTCTAGCCGCAAAGTTAATGCCCAGCCTGCCGTGCTGTCAACTCGGCTGGGTTCAATTGCTTTAGCACACAATGGTAATTTAGTCAATACTGTGCAATTGCGAGAAGAGTTACTCCAGAGCAAATGCAACTTAGTGACGACCACAGACTCAGAAATGATCGCTTTTGCGATCGCTCAAGCGATCGATGCTGGTGCAGATTGGCTAGAAGGCTCGATTCAAGCATTTAACCGCTGCCAAGGAGCCTTTAGTTTAGTGATTGGTACGCCTATTGGTGTGATGGGTGTCCGTGACCCCAATGGCATTCGTCCTTTAGTAATCGGTACTTTGGCTGGTAATCCCATCCGTTACGTTTTGGCTTCTGAGACTTGTGGTTTAGATATCATTGGCGCTGAATACCTGCGGGACGTGGAACCAGGCGAGTTAGTTTGGATCACTGAAGAAGGTTTAGCTTCCTACCACTGGAGTAAACAGCCGCAACGCAAGCTGTGCATCTTTGAAATGATTTATTTTGCGCGTCCTGATAGTCTCATGCACAACGAGAGTTTATACAGCTACCGGATGCGGCTAGGGCGACAATTAGCTCAAGAATCTCCTGTGGATGCTGATATTGTCTTTGGTGTTCCTGATTCTGGTGTGCCTGCTGCCATTGGATTTTCTCAAGCTTCAGGTGTAGCCTACGCTGAAGGATTGATTAAAAATCGCTATGTTGGACGAACCTTTATTCAGCCAACACAAACCATGCGCGAGTCGGGTATTCGCATGAAACTCAACCCCCTCAAAGATGTGCTGGTAGGTAAACGAGTGATTATTGTTGATGACTCGATTGTGCGGGGTACTACTAGTCGTAAGTTAGTTAAAACCTTGCGTGAAGCGGGTGCAGTGGAAGTGCATATGCGAATTTCTTCTCCACCGGTGACTCACCCCTGCTTCTACGGCATCGATACCGATAGCCAAGATCAGCTGATTGCTGCCACTAAGTCAGTGGCAGAAATTGCCCAGCAACTAGAAGTGGATACTTTAGCTTATTTAAGTTGGGAGGGAATGCTAAAAGCGACGGGAGAAGACCCCAATAGTTTTTGTTCTGCCTGCTTTACAGGAGATTATCCTGTAGCAATTCCTGAGCAAGTGAAGCGCTCTAAGCTGGTATTAGAAAAGGCAGGGGTGTAG
- a CDS encoding anti-sigma regulatory factor, whose product MITISLRPVGRYWGTISFASTLYLCPILDLLLAEIPAKLQAELRLGLQEALVNAAKHGNNLDPSKTVVVRFSLIDNQYWWVISDQGQGFTPSSGGDEEPTDYLPPDEAESGRGLCLLRQIFDQVEWNRKGTELRLCKQMENRPRLSLRR is encoded by the coding sequence GTGATTACCATTTCCCTCCGTCCAGTTGGACGTTATTGGGGCACTATTAGTTTTGCCTCAACTCTTTATCTCTGTCCGATTTTAGATTTACTGTTGGCAGAGATCCCAGCAAAATTGCAAGCAGAACTGCGCCTAGGACTCCAAGAAGCCTTGGTAAATGCAGCAAAACATGGTAACAACCTTGATCCTAGTAAAACAGTTGTAGTACGTTTTTCTCTTATAGATAATCAGTATTGGTGGGTGATATCAGACCAAGGTCAAGGCTTTACTCCCTCATCTGGTGGTGATGAAGAGCCAACAGACTATTTACCACCCGATGAAGCAGAAAGCGGCCGTGGTCTATGTCTTCTGCGCCAAATTTTCGATCAAGTAGAGTGGAACCGTAAAGGCACAGAACTAAGACTTTGTAAACAGATGGAAAATCGTCCTCGTTTATCTCTGCGACGGTGA
- the rlmD gene encoding 23S rRNA (uracil(1939)-C(5))-methyltransferase RlmD, translated as MTKTAWRQGELIEVTIADLNDTGSGVGRFDERVVFVPDTVPGDRVIVRLVDVKPKYAHGKLHQLLLASPHRIRPSCIVADKCGGCQWQHINYEYQLAAKQNQVIQALQRIGGFVEPPVDPVLTAAEALGYRNKATYPLGISATGQVQAGYYQKGSHQLVNLNQCPVQDQRLNPLLAEVKQDIQKQGWKIYDEQRHTGQVRHLSLRIGRRTGEMLLTLVVKDWKLPGIENQAQEWLKRYPLLVGVSLNRQSDRTNTIFGTETRCVFGVPYLREKFAGLEFQVRPDTFFQVYTETAEALLQVIQSELNLQGHELLVDAYCGIGTLTLPLAKQVRQATGLELQPEAVQQAILNAQANEIQNVTFQVGAVEKLLPQMGIIPDVVLLDPPRKGCDRAVIESLVESKPPRIVYVSCKVATLARDLKLLCQDGLYTITRIQPADFFPQTAHVEAAAFLVQSHLHKGLESETKNLNCKFVV; from the coding sequence ATGACTAAAACCGCTTGGCGACAGGGTGAATTAATTGAAGTTACGATCGCTGACTTAAATGATACAGGCTCAGGGGTGGGGCGTTTTGATGAACGTGTGGTATTTGTCCCGGATACTGTACCAGGCGATCGCGTTATAGTTCGTTTGGTAGATGTCAAACCTAAATATGCTCATGGCAAACTCCACCAGCTATTGCTTGCCTCCCCTCACCGTATCCGACCTAGTTGCATCGTGGCTGATAAGTGTGGTGGTTGCCAATGGCAACATATTAATTATGAGTATCAGTTAGCAGCTAAACAAAATCAAGTTATCCAAGCTTTGCAACGCATTGGCGGTTTCGTTGAACCACCAGTAGACCCAGTGCTGACTGCTGCTGAGGCTTTGGGCTATCGTAATAAAGCTACTTATCCTCTGGGCATTTCCGCCACAGGCCAGGTACAAGCTGGTTACTACCAAAAAGGTAGCCATCAATTAGTTAACCTGAATCAATGCCCAGTACAAGACCAACGATTAAATCCTCTACTTGCTGAAGTTAAGCAAGACATCCAAAAACAAGGTTGGAAAATTTACGACGAACAGCGTCACACTGGACAAGTCCGCCATCTCAGTTTACGTATCGGGCGACGCACTGGCGAGATGTTGTTGACTTTGGTGGTTAAAGACTGGAAGTTACCAGGAATTGAAAACCAAGCACAAGAATGGTTGAAACGGTATCCCCTTTTGGTGGGAGTTTCCCTAAATCGCCAGAGCGATCGCACAAATACTATATTCGGAACTGAAACTCGTTGTGTTTTCGGAGTTCCCTATCTGAGGGAAAAGTTTGCTGGATTGGAATTTCAAGTCCGCCCTGATACATTTTTCCAAGTTTATACAGAAACAGCAGAGGCGTTATTACAAGTAATTCAGTCAGAATTAAATCTTCAAGGACATGAGTTGCTAGTTGATGCTTATTGTGGTATTGGCACTTTAACTTTGCCCCTAGCCAAACAAGTACGCCAAGCTACAGGATTGGAATTACAACCAGAAGCGGTACAACAGGCGATTTTGAATGCCCAAGCTAATGAAATTCAAAATGTGACATTTCAAGTCGGGGCAGTAGAGAAATTGCTGCCACAAATGGGCATAATACCAGATGTGGTCTTACTTGATCCGCCACGTAAAGGATGCGATCGCGCTGTGATCGAATCTCTAGTAGAGTCGAAACCTCCCCGCATCGTTTACGTCAGCTGTAAAGTAGCAACTCTGGCTCGTGATCTAAAATTACTCTGCCAAGATGGGCTGTACACCATCACCAGGATACAACCTGCTGATTTTTTTCCCCAAACAGCTCATGTCGAAGCTGCTGCATTTCTTGTGCAATCACACTTACACAAGGGTCTTGAGTCTGAAACGAAAAACTTAAATTGCAAATTTGTAGTCTAG
- a CDS encoding allophycocyanin has product MTVISQVILKADDELRYPSSGELNNIKDFLRTGEQRTRIAATLAENEKKIVQEATKQLWQKRPDFIAPGGNAYGERQRSLCVRDFGWYLRLITYGVLAGDKEPIEKIGLIGVREMYNSLGVPVPGMVEAISSLKKASLDLLSAEDASEAAPYFDYVIQAMS; this is encoded by the coding sequence ATGACTGTAATTAGCCAAGTTATTCTCAAAGCCGACGACGAACTGCGCTATCCCAGCAGTGGCGAACTCAATAATATCAAAGACTTTTTGCGAACCGGCGAACAACGGACGCGGATTGCTGCTACCTTAGCTGAAAATGAAAAAAAGATTGTTCAAGAAGCAACTAAACAGCTTTGGCAAAAGCGTCCCGACTTTATTGCACCCGGTGGCAATGCTTATGGAGAACGTCAGCGTTCTCTATGTGTCCGTGACTTTGGCTGGTACTTGCGCCTAATTACCTATGGTGTACTTGCTGGTGACAAAGAGCCAATCGAAAAAATTGGTTTAATTGGTGTGCGGGAAATGTACAACTCTCTGGGAGTTCCTGTGCCTGGAATGGTAGAAGCTATTAGTTCTCTGAAAAAAGCCTCCCTTGACTTACTAAGTGCGGAAGATGCCAGCGAAGCAGCACCTTACTTTGATTACGTCATTCAAGCGATGTCTTAA
- a CDS encoding right-handed parallel beta-helix repeat-containing protein codes for MFLSRVLAATLVVGLGIDMGLKAESFDNADLSVPKLTQTDTTVKFNWGKSAPASRIGSDKLALATSGKTYYVSPTGNDKNDGLKEDTAFQTLQTVAWKVKAGDTVYIMNGTYTQETNPSQAVLLIYERQGTADAPITFKAYPGHKPVIKSSNGYAITISGSSYINIEGLTLIGSNDKVTSEYTEEQKNNLKDPLTTGVGIAITASSVNGVISQYPHHILIRNNNISKFGGGGIGTQYADYVTIENNVISETTWYSAVGNSAVSMIHNWNTDNNTTDYKMIIRGNVVYNNINYVPRAQVGKITEGHGIIIDRQMNESIPAYTGKTLIANNIVYKNGASGIVVYLSPNVDVVNNTTYQNVQTPSLQETLGEIDAILADNVKVFNNIMYAKKDAKLVNNTWKATNTIYDYNLVYNSSNYKTSGSSNIIGKDPKLVDPAKGNFYPHSNSPALEAGTSTFNGVSAPNIDQANVKRPIDGNKDGISIIDIGARERQLH; via the coding sequence ATGTTTCTTTCTCGAGTTTTGGCTGCAACTCTAGTTGTCGGCCTAGGAATTGACATGGGACTAAAAGCTGAATCCTTTGATAACGCAGACTTATCTGTCCCGAAGCTGACACAGACTGATACCACAGTCAAATTTAACTGGGGGAAAAGCGCGCCTGCTTCCAGAATTGGCTCTGATAAATTGGCTTTAGCTACTTCTGGTAAGACATACTATGTCTCTCCAACAGGAAACGATAAAAATGATGGCTTGAAAGAAGATACTGCGTTTCAGACGTTGCAAACAGTAGCATGGAAAGTCAAGGCTGGGGATACAGTCTACATTATGAATGGCACATACACCCAGGAGACAAACCCTAGTCAAGCGGTTCTCTTAATTTATGAAAGACAAGGCACTGCAGATGCACCGATAACTTTCAAAGCCTATCCTGGTCACAAACCTGTGATCAAATCCAGCAATGGCTACGCCATCACCATCAGTGGTTCCTCTTACATTAATATTGAGGGTTTGACGCTAATAGGTAGTAACGACAAAGTTACGTCGGAGTATACAGAAGAGCAAAAAAATAACCTGAAAGATCCCCTGACGACTGGGGTAGGGATTGCAATAACAGCATCGTCTGTAAACGGGGTAATCTCGCAATATCCCCACCATATCTTGATTCGCAACAACAATATTTCTAAGTTTGGTGGCGGTGGGATTGGTACGCAATACGCTGACTACGTCACTATTGAGAACAACGTTATTTCGGAGACCACATGGTATAGCGCTGTGGGAAATAGTGCCGTTAGCATGATACACAACTGGAATACAGACAACAATACTACCGACTATAAAATGATTATTAGGGGGAATGTTGTTTACAACAATATCAACTACGTTCCCCGGGCTCAGGTCGGAAAAATTACTGAAGGGCATGGCATCATAATTGATAGGCAGATGAATGAGTCTATTCCAGCCTATACTGGCAAAACTTTGATTGCCAACAACATCGTATATAAAAATGGTGCTTCTGGAATTGTTGTCTACTTAAGTCCTAACGTTGATGTAGTTAACAACACTACCTATCAAAACGTGCAGACTCCTTCTCTTCAGGAGACCTTGGGCGAAATTGACGCGATACTGGCAGATAATGTGAAAGTGTTCAATAACATTATGTACGCCAAAAAAGATGCAAAGTTGGTTAATAATACTTGGAAAGCAACTAACACCATCTATGATTATAATCTTGTCTACAATTCCTCTAACTATAAAACTTCAGGGTCGAGCAATATTATTGGAAAAGACCCAAAATTGGTAGATCCTGCCAAGGGTAATTTTTACCCCCACTCTAATAGCCCGGCGCTCGAAGCTGGAACTAGCACTTTCAATGGTGTTTCAGCCCCAAATATTGATCAGGCTAATGTTAAGCGCCCAATAGATGGAAATAAAGACGGTATTTCGATCATAGATATAGGTGCGCGTGAACGCCAACTGCATTAA
- the purL gene encoding phosphoribosylformylglycinamidine synthase subunit PurL, translating to MTATSRDPFSPQEIAGEGLKPEEYTEIVRRLGRHPNKAELGMFGVMWSEHCCYKNSRPLLKQFPTTGPRILVGPGENAGVVDLGDGLQLAFKIESHNHPSAVEPFQGAATGVGGILRDIFTMGARPIALLNSLRFGSLEDAKTQRLFTGVVAGISHYGNCVGVPTVGGEVYFDPAYSGNPLVNVMALGLMETPEIVKSGASGLGNPVLYVGSTTGRDGMRGASFASAELSDQSIDDRPAVQVGDPFLEKSLIEACLEAFKTGAVVAAQDMGAAGITCSTSEMAAKGGVGIELDLDKIPVRETGMVPYEYLLSESQERMLFVAHKGREQELIDIFHRWGLHAVAAGTVIAEPIVRILFQGEVAAEIPALALAENTPLYHRELLSQPPEYALKAWEWTPEALPPCTITGIEIQGCLQSWNDILLTLLDTPTIASKSWVYRQYDHQVQNNTVILPGGADAAVVRLRPLEEIPNLKSQIPSGDARKLANAPLTPVPHLAPSQDGDWTHQNFKSGVAATVDCNSRYVYLDPYEGAKAVVAEAARNLSCVGAEPLAVTDNLNFGSPEKPIGYWQLAEACRGLASGCQELATPVTGGNVSLYNETLDSQGNPQPIYPTPVVGMVGLIPDLSKICGQGWQTEGDLIYLLGLPTQSKIELGASEYLATIHGTVAGKPPRIDFDLERRVQKVCREGIRAGWLRSAHDCAEGGLTVALAESCIAGNLGAEISMEITPTQVQRWDELLFGEGGARILVSVALEQQEIWESYLQEHLPQQWQKLGKVGNYHTSLAVLTTDNYTLIKVSIEDMKASYANAIKRRLATHTT from the coding sequence ATGACCGCCACCTCAAGAGATCCGTTTTCCCCCCAAGAAATTGCTGGCGAAGGCTTGAAACCAGAAGAATACACAGAAATTGTGCGACGCTTAGGGCGTCATCCCAACAAAGCTGAACTCGGAATGTTTGGGGTGATGTGGTCAGAGCATTGCTGTTACAAAAATTCACGACCTTTACTCAAACAATTTCCTACAACTGGGCCGCGCATCCTTGTAGGGCCGGGTGAAAATGCGGGAGTTGTAGATTTAGGCGATGGATTGCAACTGGCGTTTAAAATTGAATCCCATAACCATCCCTCAGCTGTAGAACCCTTTCAAGGAGCCGCCACTGGAGTAGGAGGCATTTTAAGAGATATCTTTACAATGGGTGCGCGTCCCATCGCCCTATTAAACTCGTTGCGCTTTGGTTCTCTAGAAGATGCCAAAACCCAACGGCTGTTCACTGGTGTGGTAGCAGGTATCAGTCACTATGGTAATTGTGTGGGAGTACCCACAGTTGGCGGCGAAGTTTACTTTGACCCTGCTTATTCTGGTAATCCCCTAGTCAATGTCATGGCCCTGGGATTAATGGAAACGCCAGAAATTGTCAAATCTGGAGCATCTGGCTTGGGTAATCCTGTATTATATGTTGGTTCCACCACTGGACGCGATGGTATGAGAGGAGCGAGTTTTGCCAGTGCCGAATTAAGTGATCAGTCAATCGATGACCGTCCCGCCGTGCAAGTGGGCGACCCCTTTTTGGAAAAGTCTTTAATTGAAGCTTGTTTAGAAGCGTTTAAAACAGGTGCAGTTGTCGCCGCCCAAGATATGGGCGCTGCTGGTATCACCTGTTCTACCTCAGAAATGGCAGCCAAAGGCGGTGTGGGCATTGAACTAGATTTAGACAAGATTCCGGTGCGGGAAACGGGGATGGTTCCCTATGAATACCTGCTTTCAGAATCTCAAGAACGGATGCTGTTCGTTGCCCATAAAGGACGTGAACAAGAGCTAATTGATATTTTCCACCGTTGGGGACTTCATGCTGTTGCCGCTGGGACAGTGATTGCTGAACCCATCGTGCGGATTCTTTTCCAAGGTGAAGTTGCAGCTGAAATTCCTGCTCTTGCACTGGCGGAAAATACTCCACTTTATCATCGAGAGTTGTTGTCACAACCACCAGAATACGCCCTAAAAGCTTGGGAATGGACACCTGAAGCTTTGCCACCTTGCACAATTACTGGTATTGAAATTCAAGGATGTTTGCAAAGTTGGAACGATATTCTGTTAACTTTGCTCGATACACCCACGATCGCTTCCAAAAGCTGGGTATATCGTCAGTATGACCATCAAGTGCAGAACAATACTGTCATTTTACCAGGCGGTGCAGATGCCGCTGTCGTGCGCTTGCGTCCCCTTGAAGAAATTCCCAATCTCAAATCTCAAATCCCTTCGGGTGACGCTCGCAAGCTCGCTAACGCTCCGCTAACGCCAGTTCCCCATCTGGCTCCAAGCCAAGACGGGGACTGGACTCACCAAAATTTCAAATCAGGTGTTGCTGCTACAGTTGATTGTAATTCTCGATATGTTTATCTTGATCCCTATGAGGGAGCTAAGGCAGTGGTGGCAGAAGCAGCACGCAATCTCAGCTGTGTGGGTGCAGAACCTCTGGCGGTGACAGATAACCTAAATTTTGGCAGTCCTGAAAAACCGATTGGTTACTGGCAATTGGCAGAAGCTTGTCGCGGTTTGGCGTCAGGTTGCCAAGAATTAGCAACACCTGTAACCGGTGGTAATGTCTCTTTATACAATGAAACCCTCGATTCCCAAGGCAACCCACAACCAATTTATCCCACCCCTGTTGTCGGTATGGTAGGCTTGATTCCCGATTTGAGCAAAATTTGTGGACAAGGTTGGCAAACAGAGGGTGATTTAATTTATTTATTGGGATTACCCACACAATCAAAAATTGAACTGGGAGCATCTGAGTATTTAGCCACCATCCACGGCACTGTTGCAGGCAAACCTCCACGGATAGATTTTGACTTGGAACGCCGCGTACAAAAAGTTTGCCGAGAAGGAATTCGTGCAGGTTGGCTACGTTCAGCTCATGATTGTGCTGAAGGGGGATTGACTGTTGCTCTTGCAGAATCTTGCATTGCTGGTAACCTCGGTGCTGAAATTAGTATGGAAATCACACCAACTCAAGTACAACGCTGGGATGAATTGTTGTTTGGCGAAGGTGGTGCCCGAATTTTAGTTTCTGTTGCTTTAGAACAACAAGAAATTTGGGAATCCTACTTACAGGAACATTTGCCTCAACAATGGCAAAAACTAGGTAAAGTTGGAAATTACCATACAAGTTTGGCGGTTTTAACCACTGACAACTACACTCTCATCAAAGTTAGTATTGAAGATATGAAAGCTAGCTATGCCAATGCCATCAAAAGACGTTTAGCTACCCACACCACATGA